Proteins from a genomic interval of Quercus lobata isolate SW786 chromosome 11, ValleyOak3.0 Primary Assembly, whole genome shotgun sequence:
- the LOC115966869 gene encoding disease resistance protein RPP13-like, giving the protein MANNAVTFLLANLTQLLIQESKLQGGVEDQVRLLQNELRMISVFLQNIEDKRHDNVLVKEVVSQIRDVAYEAEDVIDTFIMTLTKQRRRNKVRNTIHFFDRASTLHEVANKIERIKNVIKEIYENRSKYGVEIAESSGGDAEAEEILHRRRRHVEEDQVVDFAHDTEALMKQLIEGSLRRNVVSIIGMGGLGKTTLARKIYNNNDVKNYFDFRVWGLTPLPRMMLKADLKEELLNNLEALYSSNKDELKGTLIENLKHIKEMNDEEFRKAWSKFLAGIKEQHCDLKILLSGFMQDFYKKNGVKLKDMSDDELKSVLLESLEDKRYLLVMDDIWKTNVWNEVSTAFPNNSNGSRILITSRIKEVALHATTINNSVPPIPPYELPFLNKDKSWELFSKKVFWEEDFEIPVRQLIRLWIAEGFIQQIGNRNIEDVAEDYLEELINRSLIQVATKRLDGGVKTCCIHDLLRDICILESSEEKFLEVHSNVKGLFHMQPLESRDVGHEKFHNENKMLAQGDMEVTKIKTFVPGCANIST; this is encoded by the exons ATGGCAAACAACGCTGTCACTTTCCTATTGGCGAACCTGACTCAGTTGCTCATCCAAGAATCAAAATTGCAAGGTGGAGTAGAGGATCAAGTCAGGTTACTTCAAAATGAGCTGAGAATGATCAGCGTCTTCCTCCAAAATATTGAAGACAAACGACATGACAATGTCTTGGTAAAGGAAGTAGTAAGCCAAATTAGGGACGTGGCCTATGAGGCTGAGGATGTTATTGATACATTCATTATGACTCTGACAAAGCAAAGGAGAAGAAACAAGGTCAGGAACACAATCCATTTCTTTGACCGAGCAAGCACGCTTCACGAGGTTGCAAATAAGATAGAGAGAATCAAGAATGTCATCAAGGAAATTTACGAGAATAGGAGCAAGTATGGGGTAGAAATAGCTGAATCATCTGGAGGAGATGCAGAAGCGGAGGAGATACTGCACAGGCGAAGGAGACATGTTGAGGAAGATCAAGTGGTGGACTTCGCTCATGACACTGAGGCATTGATGAAGCAGCTTATTGAAGGGAGTTTGCGACGGAATGTTGTTTCAATCATTGGCATGGGCGGCTTAGGTAAGACCACTCTTGCTAGGAAGATCTACAACAACAATGATGTCAAGAATTACTTTGATTTCCGTGTGTGG GGACTAACACCACTGCCAAGAATGATGTTGAAAGCTGATTTGAAAGAAGAATTACTCAACAATTTGGAAGCGTTGTATAGCTCAAATAAGGATGAATTGAAAGGGACACTAATCGAAAACTTGAAACATATCAAGGAAATGAATGATGAAGAATTTAGAAAGGCATGGTCTAAGTTCCTGGCAGGCATAAAAGAGCAACAttgtgatttgaaaattttgttgtcgGGTTTCATGCAAGATTTTTACAAGAAGAATGGTGTTAAATTGAAAGATATGTCAGATGATGAATTGAAAAGTGTGTTGCTTGAAAGCTTAGAAGACAAGAGGTACTTACTTGTCATGGACGACATCTGGAAAACTAACGTATGGAATGAGGTAAGTACTGCCTTTCCAAATAACTCAAATGGGAGTAGAATATTGATTACTAGTCGAATAAAAGAAGTAGCATTACATGCAACTACTATTAATAATAGTGTTCCTCCTATTcccccttatgaactcccatttcttaataaagataaaagttggGAACTCTTCTCTAAAAAGGTATTTTGGGAAG AAGACTTTGAGATACCAGTGAGGCAACTAATTCGACTTTGGATAGCCGAGGGATTCATACAACAAATTGGGAATAGAAATATAGAGGATGTTGCTGAAGACTACTTGGAGGAACTCATTAATCGAAGCCTGATTCAAGTGGCAACGAAAAGGCTAGATGGAGGAGTCAAAACATGTTGTATCCATGATCTTCTACGAGACATCTGTATATTGGAGAGTTCTGAAGAGAAGTTTCTTGAGGTTCATTCAAATGTTAAGGGGCT